The Asticcacaulis excentricus CB 48 genome includes a window with the following:
- a CDS encoding NADH-quinone oxidoreductase subunit C, with protein sequence MSEEKFLKIAEQARADFKDALIDVIHAFGELTLVVERERIVEVLSKLRAEPYRFHQLIDLCGADYPKRERRFDVVYHLLSLTQNLRLRVKVMTDETVPVPTVRSVYPNADWYEREAFDMYGMLFSGQPDLRRILTDYGFSGHPLRKDFPMTGHVEVRYDEEQKRVVYEPVKLVQEFRRFDFLSPWEGASYVLPGDEKAANPNKA encoded by the coding sequence ATGTCTGAAGAAAAATTCCTCAAGATCGCCGAACAGGCCCGCGCCGACTTCAAGGACGCGCTGATCGACGTTATCCACGCCTTTGGCGAGCTGACGCTGGTGGTGGAGCGTGAGCGCATCGTCGAAGTGCTGAGCAAGCTGCGCGCCGAACCCTACCGCTTCCATCAGCTCATCGACCTGTGCGGGGCCGACTATCCGAAGCGCGAGCGTCGTTTCGACGTCGTCTATCACCTGCTGTCGCTGACGCAGAACCTGCGCTTGCGCGTCAAGGTAATGACCGATGAAACCGTGCCGGTGCCAACCGTGCGCAGCGTCTATCCGAACGCCGACTGGTACGAGCGCGAAGCCTTCGACATGTACGGCATGCTGTTTTCGGGGCAGCCGGACCTGCGCCGTATCCTGACCGACTATGGTTTCTCCGGCCATCCGCTGCGCAAGGACTTCCCGATGACGGGCCACGTCGAAGTGCGCTACGACGAAGAGCAGAAGCGCGTCGTGTACGAACCGGTCAAGCTGGTTCAGGAATTCCGTCGTTTCGACTTCCTGTCGCCATGGGAAGGGGCCTCCTACGTCCTTCCGGGCGATGAGAAGGCTGCCAATCCGAACAAGGCGTAG